One part of the Vitis riparia cultivar Riparia Gloire de Montpellier isolate 1030 chromosome 8, EGFV_Vit.rip_1.0, whole genome shotgun sequence genome encodes these proteins:
- the LOC117920734 gene encoding WD repeat-containing protein 44: protein MADRTLTVNWYGLEEDEDDDHFFESFDRISSAVPLDLASSDDDDDEFDDTRMSFASAISSVPTQEFRAFAAAAAAAATAAPTASETSSSDDYGMWMAEPGSIQERRKRLLQGMGLTSEKEFIRLASVGFKRAASTKVGNCEVTPIAVDTCSTEEEAKPQLVPVVHVRSRSDGDMEAFSANTKHRKKQLLGEIKKLCLTRTSSSLSTPCPRIGQYNNSITVSEKEAEGGRSVRSGDPLSTMVSKSQFGAFFLIKNLDTGKEFIVKEFDEDGMWNRLSDLQTGKQLTMEEFEKSVGYSPVVKELMRRQNVVRITDGIGIGGSERKPSMNSYITKSFRFSKRRGVALLKNIKGVANSFISEKEREIPSLQEAKSSKNSSSEWIKVRQHGKSYKELTALHLCQEIQAHEGSIWTIRFSSDGRYLASAGEDRIIHVWEVQECEATPWKPPDELNSTPLHPMALGSSDRPPLPATPISAERKKKGKMSSSSRKGHSIPDYIHMPETVFSLLEIPVCSFKGHLDDVLDLSWSGSQLLLSSSMDKTVRLWDMETKSCLKLFAHNDYVTCIQFNPMDDKYFISGSLDAKVRIWSIPDRQVVDWTDLHEMVTAASYTPDGQGALIGLHQGSCRMYSIDDGKLNQTGQIDIQNKKKSQTKKITGFQFAPGNPSEVLITSADSRIRIFDGSDIIHKFRGFRNTSSQISASFSQDGKYVISASEDSQVYVWRRDEFRHIGAGKGKSLVTTRSHEHFQSRDVSVAIPWPGSVKGEPPVVPVHSKRHSKRSGSTIQEDSSTDESNKAQLPPLPKKNSSLDRMPTCPEEEMTSCLDPGIGSSESFSSSSASISYGDSPSISSSGNSLPSWSPSWSWFDGSSHGSHTVQATAWGLVVVTAGVGGEIRAYQNFGVPLRIGRQTTLFRDLT, encoded by the exons ATGGCAGACAGGACCCTCACCGTCAACTGGTATGGTTTAGAAGAGGATGAGGACGATGACCACTTCTTCGAATCTTTTGATAGAATTTCCTCTGCTGTCCCTCTTGACTTGGCATCATCtgatgatgatgacgatgaATTTGACGATACCCGCATGTCCTTTGCCTCCGCTATATCTTCTGTTCCCACCCAGGAGTTCCGGGCCTTTGCAGCTGCAGCTGCAGCTGCTGCTACTGCCGCTCCTACCGCCTCAGAAACATCATCTTCAGACGACTATGGGATGTGGATGGCAGAACCGGGATCGATTCAGGAACGTCGCAAGCGTCTCCTACAAGGCATGGGTTTAACATCTGAGAAGGAGTTTATCAGGCTCGCCAGTGTTGGCTTCAAGAGAGCAGCCTCCACAAAAGTTGGAAATTGTGAGGTAACCCCCATAGCAGTCGATACATGTTCTACTGAAGAGGAAGCAAAGCCACAATTGGTACCGGTTGTGCATGTACGTTCTCGGTCAGATGGAGACATGGAAGCATTTTCTGCAAACACCAAACACAGGAAAAAGCAGTTACTAGGTGAGATAAAAAAACTGTGTCTCACTAGAACATCTTCCTCGTTGTCCACCCCATGTCCTCGAATAGGTCAATACAACAATTCTATTACCGTATCTGAAAAAGAAGCTGAAGGTGGACGTTCAGTTCGTAGTGGGGATCCATTGTCCACTATGGTGTCCAAAAGCCAATTTGGtgctttttttttgataaagaATTTGGACACAGGCAAGGAGTTTATTGTTAAAGAGTTTGATGAAGATGGAATGTGGAATAGGCTCAGCGATCTCCAGACGGGAAAGCAACTCACCATGGAAGAATTTGAGAAAAGTGTTGGCTATTCCCCAGTTGTCAAGGAGCTTATGCGTCGGCAGAATGTTGTTCGCATTACTGATGGCATTGGCATTGGTGGTAGTGAGAGGAAACCCAGCATGAACTCATATATTACCAAGAGTTTTAGATTCAGCAAGAGAAGGGGAGTTGCTTTGTTGAAGAACATAAAGGGTGTCGCAAATAGCTTTATCagtgagaaagaaagagagattcCATCTTTGCAGGAGGCCAAATCAAGCAAGAATTCTTCCTCTGAGTGGATAAAAGTTCGGCAGCATGGCAAATCATATAAAGAGCTCACAGCTTTGCATCTGTGTCAAGAAATTCAGGCCCATGAGGGCTCAATTTGGACTATTAGATTCAGTTCAGATGGACGTTACCTTGCAAGTGCAGGGGAAGATAGGATAATTCATGTGTGGGAAGTACAAGAATGTGAAGCCACACCATGGAAACCACCAGATGAATTGAATTCCACCCCACTTCACCCAATGGCGTTGGGGTCCTCAGATCGGCCTCCTCTACCAGCGACTCCAATATCTGCagagaggaagaaaaagggGAAGATGTCATCTAGCAGTAGAAAAGGTCATTCAATTCCCGACTACATCCACATGCCAGAAACTGTTTTCTCACTGTTGGAGATACCAGTTTGTTCTTTCAAAGGCCATCTGGATGATGTCTTGGACCTTTCTTGGTCTGGATCTCAG CTACTGCTTTCATCATCAATGGACAAGACAGTCAGGCTATGGGACATGGAAACCAAGAGCTGTTTAAAGTTATTTGCACACAATGATTATG TAACTTGTATACAGTTCAATCCAATGGATGACAAATATTTCATCAGTGGCTCACTTGATGCAAAGGTTCGAATATGGAGCATCCCTGATCGCCAAGTTGTGGACTGGACAGATCTTCATGAAATGGTTACAGCTGCATCTTACACACCTGATGGCCAG GGTGCATTAATTGGTTTGCATCAGGGAAGTTGTCGCATGTACAGCATAGATG ATGGAAAACTAAATCAAACAGGTCAGATTGATATCCAGAACAAAAAGAAGTCTCAAACAAAAAAGATTACTGGTTTCCAG TTTGCCCCAGGAAATCCATCTGAAGTGCTTATTACTTCTGCTGACTCCCGAATTCGAATTTTTGATGGTTCAGACATAATTCATAAGTTCAGAG GTTTCCGAAATACAAGCAGTCAAATTTCAGCTTCGTTTAGTCAGGATGGGAAATATGTGATATCTGCAAGTGAAGATTCTCAAGTATATGTTTGGAGGCGTGATGAGTTCAGGCATATTGGTGCAGGAAAAGGTAAAAGTCTGGTCACTACCCGATCTCATGAACACTTCCAGAGTAGAGATGTTTCAGTTGCAATCCCATGGCCTGGTAGCGTAAAAGGTGAACCACCGGTTGTACCAGTGCACTCCAAAAGGCACTCTAAACGCTCTGGGTCTACAATCCAAGAAGATAGCTCTACTGATGAAAGCAATAAGGCACAGTTGCCACCTCTTCCCAAGAAAAATAGTTCATTAGACAGGATGCCAACTTGCCCAGAAGAGGAGATGACATCCTGTTTGGACCCTGGAATTGGAAGCAGTGAATCATTCTCATCATCCTCAGCTTCAATTAGCTATGGTGACTCACCTTCTATTTCCAGTTCAGGCAATTCATTGCCATCTTGGTCTCCCTCATGGTCTTGGTTTGATGGTAGTAGCCATGGGAGCCATACTGTCCAAGCAACAGCATGGGGCTTGGTAGTTGTGACCGCAGGGGTGGGAGGCGAAATTAGGGCTTATCAAAATTTTGGGGTGCCACTTAGGATCGGTCGCCAGACCACCCTCTTCAGGGATCTCACCTAA
- the LOC117921241 gene encoding dol-P-Glc:Glc(2)Man(9)GlcNAc(2)-PP-Dol alpha-1,2-glucosyltransferase isoform X3, with the protein MGRITVAVLVGLWVIPISIIVNRIVPHPYMDEIFHIPQAQEYCRANFRSWDPMITTPPGLYYLSLAHVASLFPGMYCVQAASSFSHVCSTAILRSVNGVLAVICSVLVYEIITQLRPTLDERKATLYAVVLALYPLHWFFTFLYYTDVASLTVVLAMYLACLKKKYLFSALFGALSVVVRQTNIIWMLFVACTGVIDITLAHRRDNKKADDFDESIRKSGQPTPNKSITGESKLRKRKFGAGVETDNHSTPSRSVSSTARMSGLLGEFQTLLLTSWHLKWELLSSFCPFFIVLVAFAAFVHWNGSVVLGAKEAHAVSPHFAQIMYFSLVASLAMAPWQFSSGQAADMFWSFWKNRPLSFFQGFMALTGGFLSVHFFSIAHPYLLADNRHYPFYLWRKVINAHWSMKKGSKEDLGAGIFFGFCCSSHSCTIDRV; encoded by the exons ATGGGTAGAATAACTGTTGCAGTACTGGTGGGCTTATGGGTCATTCCCATCTCTATCATTGTCAACCGCATTGTTCCTCATCCTTACATG GATGAGATTTTCCACATTCCACAGGCTCAAGAGTACTGCAGAGCCAATTTCAGAAGTTGGGATCCCATGATCACTACTCCCCCTGGCCT GTACTATCTTTCACTTGCCCATGTTGCTTCTTTGTTTCCAGGCATGTACTGTGTACAGGCAGCTTCATCGTTTTCTCATGTTTGTTCAACTGCAATTCTCCGCTCTGTCAATGGTGTATTGGCAGTAATTTGCAGTGTGCTTGTGTATGAGATAATCACCCAGTTGAGACCCACTCTTGATGAACGAAAAGCAACTCTTTATGCAGTTGTTCTAGCATTGTACCCCCTCCATtggtttttcacttttctttacTACACGGATGTGGCATCTCTTACCGTAGTGCTTGCCATGTATCTTGCTTGTCTGAAGAAGAAATACCTGTTCAGTGCTTTG TTTGGGGCTTTGTCAGTAGTTGTTCGACAAACAAATATTATATGGATGCTTTTTGTTGCGTGCACTGGGGTTATAGATATTACTCTGGCCCATAGAAGAGATAACAAGAAAGCAGATGATTTTGATGAATCAATTAGGAAAAGCGGTCAGCCAACTCCCAACAAAAGCATCACAGGTGAATCAAAATTGAGAAAGCGAAAGTTTGGCGCTGGTGTGGAAACTGACAACCATTCTACACCCAGTAGAAGTGTCTCTTCAACAGCCCGCATGTCAG GTTTACTTGGTGAGTTTCAGACTCTCCTGTTGACATCTTGGCATTTGAAGTGGGAGCTTTTGTCTTCATTTTGCCCTTTCTTTATAGTGTTGGTGGCCTTTGCTGCTTTTGTCCATTGGAATGGGAGTGTGGTTCTTG GTGCAAAGGAAGCTCATGCTGTTTCTCCACATTTTGCACAAATAATGTATTTTAGTCTGGTTGCTTCTCTAGCTATGGCTCCTTGGCAGTTCAGTTCAGGTCAGGCTGCAGACATGTTCTGGTCATTCTGGAAGAACCGTCCCCTTAGTTTTTTTCAAGGATTTATGGCTCTTACTGGTGGCTTTCTTTCTGTGCACTTTTTCAG CATAGCTCATCCTTATCTTCTTGCTGACAATCGGCACTATCCCTTTTATCTCTGGAGAAAGGTCATCAACGCTCATTGGTCAATGAA GAAAGGTTCAAAGGAAGATCTGGGTGCTGGCATATTTTTTGGCTTCTGCTGCAGCTCTCATTCCTGCACCATTGATCGAGTTTAG
- the LOC117920291 gene encoding uncharacterized protein LOC117920291 gives MASPIPYPVDDKDLDDAALWAVIDSAAASHSTSKSRKTLAIKCANHQTPNPSPPPRFSKNPRNHHSGEKDIRFSPQGEVLHEPWIHHRPQKIARTCISELSETSPLSVVKHVQRTPKTPAYSSSSSPETGMFSVTEFSPGSEMNRWQVEDKENAGHSLLGKFPTVSLFKEYQNAAMAILEKTDYTMISGNPFIKKSGWRKMSCYFNLSYEIKDKTIEFDENRNVQRAEFVVRAYMQGGRFSDGWGSCERREKRFLKPNHDIPSTAETRAKNKACQDLLGIGEYRPGGNHGQR, from the exons ATGGCGTCGCCAATCCCCTACCCGGTCGACGACAAAGATCTTGATGACGCCGCATTGTGGGCTGTAATCGACTCCGCTGCAGCCTCGCACTCCACTTCCAAATCTCGAAAAACACTCGCAATCAAATGCGCCAATCACCAAACTCCAAATCCATCACCACCGCCAAGATTCTCCAAAAACCCTAGAAACCATCACTCCGGAGAAAAAGATATTAGGTTTTCGCCCCAGGGCGAAGTCTTACATGAACCGTGGATTCACCACCGCCCTCAGAAAATTGCGAGGACTTGCATTTCGGAATTGAGCGAGACTAGTCCTCTGTCTGTGGTCAAGCACGTGCAGCGCACGCCGAAGACGCCCGCGTATTCGTCGTCGTCGTCCCCGGAGACCGGAATGTTTTCTGTGACGGAGTTCAGTCCTGGTTCGGAGATGAATCGTTGGCAGGTCGAGGATAAGGAGAATGCGGGACATAGCTTGCTTGGCAAGTTTCCTACTGTGTCGTTGTTCAAAGAATACCAGAATGCAGCTATGGCG ATTCTGGAGAAAACTGATTACACTATGATTTCTGGAAacccttttattaaaaaatcag GTTGGAGGAAGATGTCATGTTACTTTAATCTCTCTTATGAAATCAAGGATAAGACcattgaatttgatgaaaatcgTAATGTTCAGCGTGCTGAATTTGTTGTTCGGGCATACATGCA GGGTGGCAGATTCTCAGATGGATGGGGCTCATGTGAACGGCGTGAGAAGAGGTTTTTAAAGCCAAATCATGATATTCCTAGCACAGCAGAAACCCGAGCCAAAAATAAAGCATGCCAG GACCTGCTAGGAATAGGAGAGTATCGACCTGGAGGGAACCATGGCCAAAGATAA
- the LOC117920735 gene encoding uncharacterized protein LOC117920735, with the protein MERSRGEAWSPLATVEEIQRRLIRPSSLLSPSPTSFRNDVRSREDLQTKKEAKVREMENKKLEDYLDPALLSAVSSKLGRQKKDGEMKKLKREIQKFQWPVDELKVFVNDSRMEKTMDWSSDEVVDLKDDNGID; encoded by the exons ATGGAACGAAGCAGAGGAGAAGCTTGGAGTCCTCTGGCAACCGTAGAAGAGATCCAACGGCGCCTCATCCGACCTTCGTCTCTTCTATCTCCGTCACCCACCTCATTTCG GAACGATGTAAGAAGCCGTGAGGATTTGCAGACGAAGAAAGAAGCCAAAGTGAGAGAAATGGAGAACAAGAAGCTCGAAGATTACCTGGATCCGGCTCTTCTCTCTGCGGTTTCTTCCAAACTAGGTCGGCAAAAGAAGGACGGGGAGATGAAGAAGCTGAAGAGAGAGATTCAGAAGTTCCAATGGCCAGTTGATGAATTGAAAGTTTTCGTGAACGATTCGAGGATGGAGAAGACGATGGATTGGAGCAGTGACGAAGTCGTAGATCTCAAGGACGATAATGGGATTGATTGA
- the LOC117921241 gene encoding dol-P-Glc:Glc(2)Man(9)GlcNAc(2)-PP-Dol alpha-1,2-glucosyltransferase isoform X1, translating to MGRITVAVLVGLWVIPISIIVNRIVPHPYMDEIFHIPQAQEYCRANFRSWDPMITTPPGLYYLSLAHVASLFPGMYCVQAASSFSHVCSTAILRSVNGVLAVICSVLVYEIITQLRPTLDERKATLYAVVLALYPLHWFFTFLYYTDVASLTVVLAMYLACLKKKYLFSALFGALSVVVRQTNIIWMLFVACTGVIDITLAHRRDNKKADDFDESIRKSGQPTPNKSITGESKLRKRKFGAGVETDNHSTPSRSVSSTARMSGLLGEFQTLLLTSWHLKWELLSSFCPFFIVLVAFAAFVHWNGSVVLGAKEAHAVSPHFAQIMYFSLVASLAMAPWQFSSGQAADMFWSFWKNRPLSFFQGFMALTGGFLSVHFFSIAHPYLLADNRHYPFYLWRKVINAHWSMKYLLVPLYVYSWFSIFSILGKVQRKIWVLAYFLASAAALIPAPLIEFRYYTIPFFLLMLHSHTNNARSWLLMGIVYIAVNAFTMMMFLYRPFHWEHEPGIQRFIW from the exons ATGGGTAGAATAACTGTTGCAGTACTGGTGGGCTTATGGGTCATTCCCATCTCTATCATTGTCAACCGCATTGTTCCTCATCCTTACATG GATGAGATTTTCCACATTCCACAGGCTCAAGAGTACTGCAGAGCCAATTTCAGAAGTTGGGATCCCATGATCACTACTCCCCCTGGCCT GTACTATCTTTCACTTGCCCATGTTGCTTCTTTGTTTCCAGGCATGTACTGTGTACAGGCAGCTTCATCGTTTTCTCATGTTTGTTCAACTGCAATTCTCCGCTCTGTCAATGGTGTATTGGCAGTAATTTGCAGTGTGCTTGTGTATGAGATAATCACCCAGTTGAGACCCACTCTTGATGAACGAAAAGCAACTCTTTATGCAGTTGTTCTAGCATTGTACCCCCTCCATtggtttttcacttttctttacTACACGGATGTGGCATCTCTTACCGTAGTGCTTGCCATGTATCTTGCTTGTCTGAAGAAGAAATACCTGTTCAGTGCTTTG TTTGGGGCTTTGTCAGTAGTTGTTCGACAAACAAATATTATATGGATGCTTTTTGTTGCGTGCACTGGGGTTATAGATATTACTCTGGCCCATAGAAGAGATAACAAGAAAGCAGATGATTTTGATGAATCAATTAGGAAAAGCGGTCAGCCAACTCCCAACAAAAGCATCACAGGTGAATCAAAATTGAGAAAGCGAAAGTTTGGCGCTGGTGTGGAAACTGACAACCATTCTACACCCAGTAGAAGTGTCTCTTCAACAGCCCGCATGTCAG GTTTACTTGGTGAGTTTCAGACTCTCCTGTTGACATCTTGGCATTTGAAGTGGGAGCTTTTGTCTTCATTTTGCCCTTTCTTTATAGTGTTGGTGGCCTTTGCTGCTTTTGTCCATTGGAATGGGAGTGTGGTTCTTG GTGCAAAGGAAGCTCATGCTGTTTCTCCACATTTTGCACAAATAATGTATTTTAGTCTGGTTGCTTCTCTAGCTATGGCTCCTTGGCAGTTCAGTTCAGGTCAGGCTGCAGACATGTTCTGGTCATTCTGGAAGAACCGTCCCCTTAGTTTTTTTCAAGGATTTATGGCTCTTACTGGTGGCTTTCTTTCTGTGCACTTTTTCAG CATAGCTCATCCTTATCTTCTTGCTGACAATCGGCACTATCCCTTTTATCTCTGGAGAAAGGTCATCAACGCTCATTGGTCAATGAAGTACCTTCTGGTCCCACTTTATGTTTATTCATGGTTTTCCATCTTCAGTATTTTGG GAAAGGTTCAAAGGAAGATCTGGGTGCTGGCATATTTTTTGGCTTCTGCTGCAGCTCTCATTCCTGCACCATTGATCGAGTTTAGATACTACACcataccattttttttgttgatgcTTCATTCTCACACTAACAATGCTAGAAGTTGGCTCCTCATGGGGATTGTGTATATAGCCGTCAATGCCTTCACTATGATGATGTTCTTGTATCGGCCATTCCATTGGGAACACGAGCCTGGGATCCAGAGGTTTATATGGTAA
- the LOC117921241 gene encoding dol-P-Glc:Glc(2)Man(9)GlcNAc(2)-PP-Dol alpha-1,2-glucosyltransferase isoform X2, with translation MYCVQAASSFSHVCSTAILRSVNGVLAVICSVLVYEIITQLRPTLDERKATLYAVVLALYPLHWFFTFLYYTDVASLTVVLAMYLACLKKKYLFSALFGALSVVVRQTNIIWMLFVACTGVIDITLAHRRDNKKADDFDESIRKSGQPTPNKSITGESKLRKRKFGAGVETDNHSTPSRSVSSTARMSGLLGEFQTLLLTSWHLKWELLSSFCPFFIVLVAFAAFVHWNGSVVLGAKEAHAVSPHFAQIMYFSLVASLAMAPWQFSSGQAADMFWSFWKNRPLSFFQGFMALTGGFLSVHFFSIAHPYLLADNRHYPFYLWRKVINAHWSMKYLLVPLYVYSWFSIFSILGKVQRKIWVLAYFLASAAALIPAPLIEFRYYTIPFFLLMLHSHTNNARSWLLMGIVYIAVNAFTMMMFLYRPFHWEHEPGIQRFIW, from the exons ATGTACTGTGTACAGGCAGCTTCATCGTTTTCTCATGTTTGTTCAACTGCAATTCTCCGCTCTGTCAATGGTGTATTGGCAGTAATTTGCAGTGTGCTTGTGTATGAGATAATCACCCAGTTGAGACCCACTCTTGATGAACGAAAAGCAACTCTTTATGCAGTTGTTCTAGCATTGTACCCCCTCCATtggtttttcacttttctttacTACACGGATGTGGCATCTCTTACCGTAGTGCTTGCCATGTATCTTGCTTGTCTGAAGAAGAAATACCTGTTCAGTGCTTTG TTTGGGGCTTTGTCAGTAGTTGTTCGACAAACAAATATTATATGGATGCTTTTTGTTGCGTGCACTGGGGTTATAGATATTACTCTGGCCCATAGAAGAGATAACAAGAAAGCAGATGATTTTGATGAATCAATTAGGAAAAGCGGTCAGCCAACTCCCAACAAAAGCATCACAGGTGAATCAAAATTGAGAAAGCGAAAGTTTGGCGCTGGTGTGGAAACTGACAACCATTCTACACCCAGTAGAAGTGTCTCTTCAACAGCCCGCATGTCAG GTTTACTTGGTGAGTTTCAGACTCTCCTGTTGACATCTTGGCATTTGAAGTGGGAGCTTTTGTCTTCATTTTGCCCTTTCTTTATAGTGTTGGTGGCCTTTGCTGCTTTTGTCCATTGGAATGGGAGTGTGGTTCTTG GTGCAAAGGAAGCTCATGCTGTTTCTCCACATTTTGCACAAATAATGTATTTTAGTCTGGTTGCTTCTCTAGCTATGGCTCCTTGGCAGTTCAGTTCAGGTCAGGCTGCAGACATGTTCTGGTCATTCTGGAAGAACCGTCCCCTTAGTTTTTTTCAAGGATTTATGGCTCTTACTGGTGGCTTTCTTTCTGTGCACTTTTTCAG CATAGCTCATCCTTATCTTCTTGCTGACAATCGGCACTATCCCTTTTATCTCTGGAGAAAGGTCATCAACGCTCATTGGTCAATGAAGTACCTTCTGGTCCCACTTTATGTTTATTCATGGTTTTCCATCTTCAGTATTTTGG GAAAGGTTCAAAGGAAGATCTGGGTGCTGGCATATTTTTTGGCTTCTGCTGCAGCTCTCATTCCTGCACCATTGATCGAGTTTAGATACTACACcataccattttttttgttgatgcTTCATTCTCACACTAACAATGCTAGAAGTTGGCTCCTCATGGGGATTGTGTATATAGCCGTCAATGCCTTCACTATGATGATGTTCTTGTATCGGCCATTCCATTGGGAACACGAGCCTGGGATCCAGAGGTTTATATGGTAA
- the LOC117920772 gene encoding pectin acetylesterase 5-like produces the protein MANPRFRLLLPWRKSSKRDWAIAAFGFTIFFFALSFISYSQISTKTIAPLDLVDLTLVRHAKDKGAVCLDGSAPGYHFRSGFGSGSNNWVLHIEGGGWCNTVASCLFRKTTALGSSNYMERQVHFSGILSHDSSQNPDFFDWNKVKLRYCDGASFAGNSQKNETQLFFRGQRIWEAVMDELLSIGLSNAKQVLLSGCSAGGLATLIHCDDFRGILPKNATVKCLSDAGFFLDEKDVTGNRRIRSFYSDVVHLQGVANSLDKDCVGRMEPSQCFFPQEFIKNIKTPVFLVNPAYDFWQIQYVLIPAESDPSGKWAKCRLSIQKCSSAQIEILHGFRNSMLKTLSEFQQNKDGGMFINSCFSHCQTLMTETWYSPNSPRINNKTIAESVGDWYFNRKLVKQIDCPYPCNPTCYNMDFT, from the exons ATGGCGAACCCTAGGTTTCGACTTCTCCTTCCTTGGAGGAAATCCTCCAAAAGGGACTGGGCAATCGCAGCCTTCGGAttcaccatcttcttcttcGCTCTCTCTTTCATCTCCTATTCACAGATCTCCACCAAAACCATCGCACCCCTGGATTTGGTTGACTTGACATTGGTGCGCCATGCCAAGGATAAAGGCGCCG TTTGTTTAGATGGTAGTGCCCCTGGATATCATTTTCGAAGTGGTTTTGGATCTGGCTCTAACAATTGGGTTCTTCATATAGAG GGTGGAGGCTGGTGTAATACTGTAGCATCTTGTTTATTTCGTAAAACAACTGCACTAGGTTCTTCAAACTACATGGAACGTCAAGTTCACTTTTCCGGAATTTTAAGCCATGACTCATCACAGAATCCTG ATTTCTTTGACTGGAATAAAGTCAAGCTGCGGTATTGTGATGGTGCTTCTTTTGCTGGAAACTCTCAAAAG AATGAAACACAACTCTTCTTCAGAGGTCAGCGCATCTGGGAAGCAGTTATGGATGAACTCTTATCAATAGGACTGTCTAATGCTAAACAG GTTCTTCTTTCAGGGTGCTCTGCTGGAGGATTGGCAACTCTCATACACTGTGATGACTTCCGAGGGATTTTGCCAAAGAATGCCACTGTCAAATGCCTTTCTGATGCAGGTTTTTTCCTTGATGA GAAAGATGTTACCGGAAATCGCAGAATACGGTCTTTCTATAGTGATGTTGTCCACCTTCAG GGTGTAGCAAACAGTTTGGATAAGGATTGTGTTGGAAGAATGGAACCATCCCAG TGTTTCTTTCCTCAAGAATTTATCAAGAACATAAAAACCCCAGTTTTCCTTGTCAACCCAGCTTATGATTTTTGGCAG ATTCAATATGTTTTGATACCAGCTGAATCAGATCCTTCTGGCAAATGGGCAAAATGCAGACTGAGCATTCAGAAGTGTAGTTCTGCCCAGATTGAAATTCTACATG GTTTCCGAAATTCTATGCTAAAGACACTGAGTGAGTTCCAACAAAACAAGGATGGAGGCATGTTTATAAACTCTTGCTTTAGTCACTGCCAAACATTGATGACTGAGACATGGTATTCTCCTAATTCTCCCAGAATCAACAATAAG ACCATTGCAGAATCTGTAGGTGACTGGTACTTCAACCGAAAATTAGTGAAGCAAATTGATTGCCCTTATCCATGTAATCCTACTTGTTATAACATGGACTTTACTTGA